One segment of Pseudomonas asgharzadehiana DNA contains the following:
- a CDS encoding 5-oxoprolinase subunit PxpA: MSRLLLNCDIGESFGNWTMGLDAEVMPFIDCANVACGFHAGDPSIMRKTVSLALKHGVQVGAHPAYQDLQGFGRRSMQYTPQEIQDLLHYQIGALDGICRAQGGRVSYVKPHGAMYNDMMANPVQLRAVIQAVAAYGELPLMLLATRDNSAAQALGDEYGVTLWFEAFADRAYHNNGQLVSRQLPGAVHHDSDTIVQQALTLSRGQPLTASDGSPLVLQANTLCVHGDNASSVAAVKRIREALKPA; the protein is encoded by the coding sequence GTGAGCCGCCTTTTACTCAATTGCGACATCGGCGAGAGCTTTGGCAACTGGACCATGGGTCTGGACGCCGAAGTCATGCCGTTCATCGATTGCGCCAACGTGGCGTGCGGCTTCCACGCTGGTGACCCGAGCATCATGCGCAAGACCGTCAGCCTGGCACTCAAGCATGGCGTCCAAGTCGGCGCGCACCCGGCGTATCAAGACCTGCAAGGCTTCGGTCGGCGCTCCATGCAGTACACACCCCAGGAAATCCAGGACCTGTTGCACTATCAGATCGGCGCGCTTGACGGTATTTGCCGGGCGCAGGGTGGTCGGGTCAGCTACGTAAAACCCCACGGCGCGATGTACAACGACATGATGGCCAACCCCGTGCAGTTGCGCGCGGTGATCCAGGCCGTCGCCGCCTATGGCGAGTTGCCGCTGATGCTGCTGGCCACCCGTGACAACAGCGCCGCCCAAGCCTTGGGCGACGAGTACGGCGTGACCCTGTGGTTCGAAGCGTTCGCTGACCGCGCCTATCACAACAACGGCCAGTTGGTGTCCCGGCAGTTGCCGGGCGCGGTGCATCACGATTCCGACACCATCGTGCAACAGGCCCTGACCCTCTCCCGTGGCCAACCGCTCACCGCCAGTGACGGCAGCCCCTTGGTCTTGCAGGCCAACACCTTGTGCGTACACGGCGACAATGCCAGTTCCGTCGCGGCGGTGAAGCGTATCCGCGAGGCGTTGAAGCCAGCATGA
- a CDS encoding class II glutamine amidotransferase has protein sequence MCELLGMSANVPTDIVFSFTGLMQRGGRTGPHRDGWGIAFYEGRGLRLFQDPAASSESEVALLVQRYPIKSEVVIGHIRQANVGKVSLANTHPFVRELWGRNWCFAHNGQLADFSPRATFYRPVGDTDSEAAFCDLLNRVREAFPEPVDIEQMLPDLIAACAEYRSKGVFNCLLSDGDWLFCYCSTKLAQITRRAPFGPARLKDVDVIVDFQAETTPNDVVTVIATEPLTDNENWTRYEPGQWSLWRRGECVSQGITE, from the coding sequence ATGTGTGAATTATTGGGCATGAGTGCCAACGTCCCCACCGATATCGTGTTCAGCTTTACCGGGCTGATGCAGCGCGGCGGGCGCACCGGCCCCCACCGCGACGGTTGGGGCATCGCCTTCTATGAGGGGCGCGGCCTGCGTCTGTTCCAGGACCCGGCCGCCAGCAGTGAGTCTGAAGTCGCGCTGCTGGTGCAGCGTTACCCGATCAAGAGTGAAGTGGTCATTGGCCATATTCGCCAGGCCAACGTGGGCAAGGTGAGCCTGGCCAACACCCACCCCTTCGTGCGCGAACTGTGGGGGCGCAACTGGTGTTTTGCGCATAACGGCCAACTGGCGGATTTCAGCCCGCGAGCCACCTTTTACCGGCCGGTGGGCGATACCGACAGCGAAGCGGCCTTCTGCGATTTGCTCAACCGTGTGCGCGAAGCCTTCCCGGAGCCTGTGGACATCGAGCAAATGCTGCCCGACCTGATCGCGGCCTGTGCCGAATACCGCAGCAAAGGCGTATTCAATTGCCTGCTCAGCGATGGCGACTGGCTGTTCTGCTACTGCTCGACCAAATTGGCCCAGATCACCCGCCGCGCCCCGTTTGGCCCGGCGCGCTTGAAGGATGTCGACGTGATCGTTGATTTTCAGGCCGAAACCACCCCCAATGACGTGGTGACGGTGATCGCCACCGAGCCGTTGACCGACAATGAAAACTGGACCCGCTACGAACCGGGCCAATGGAGCTTGTGGCGACGCGGTGAATGCGTCAGCCAGGGCATTACCGAGTAA
- a CDS encoding biotin-dependent carboxyltransferase family protein — MSRLIIEASTPLCLLQDAGRFGVRHLGVTQGGALDWVSMSWANWLLGNALDAPVVEITLGGFTVQAEDYCLLALAGADLGAYIDERAISPGRSFILQKGQRLRFTQPFSGARAYLAAPGGFQAPAVLGSCATVVREELGGLDGFGKALGEGGRLAYSGTGGAMKMLSEPALSAKTALQVIVGAQIGQFSGQSLFDAFNTDWALDSRADRMGMRLLGTPLQYQGPSLISEGIPLGAIQVPPDGQPIVLLNDRQTIGGYPRLGALTPLSLARLAQCLPGEKVRLAPVVQETAHRQHIEFLQRLSTA; from the coding sequence ATGAGCCGCTTGATCATCGAGGCCAGCACGCCGTTGTGCCTGCTGCAGGACGCCGGCCGCTTTGGCGTGCGCCACCTGGGCGTGACCCAGGGCGGCGCGCTGGATTGGGTGTCGATGTCCTGGGCCAACTGGCTGCTGGGCAATGCATTGGATGCGCCGGTGGTGGAAATCACCTTGGGCGGGTTTACCGTGCAGGCCGAGGATTATTGCCTGCTGGCCCTGGCCGGAGCGGATCTGGGCGCGTACATCGACGAGCGCGCCATCAGCCCTGGACGCAGTTTTATCCTGCAAAAGGGCCAGCGTCTGCGCTTTACCCAGCCATTCAGCGGCGCGCGGGCATACCTGGCGGCGCCGGGTGGGTTCCAGGCGCCGGCTGTGCTGGGCAGTTGCGCCACGGTAGTGCGCGAGGAATTGGGCGGCCTGGACGGTTTTGGCAAAGCCTTGGGCGAAGGCGGGCGGTTGGCTTATTCGGGCACAGGCGGGGCGATGAAAATGCTCAGCGAGCCCGCCTTGTCCGCTAAAACAGCGCTGCAGGTGATCGTCGGCGCGCAAATTGGCCAGTTCAGTGGGCAAAGCCTGTTTGATGCGTTCAACACCGACTGGGCCTTGGACAGCCGCGCCGACCGCATGGGCATGCGCTTGCTGGGTACGCCATTGCAGTACCAGGGGCCGTCGTTGATTTCCGAAGGGATCCCGCTTGGCGCGATCCAGGTACCGCCCGATGGGCAGCCGATTGTGTTGCTCAATGATCGGCAAACCATTGGCGGGTACCCGCGTCTGGGCGCGTTGACGCCTTTATCGCTGGCGCGACTGGCGCAATGTTTGCCGGGGGAAAAGGTGAGGTTGGCGCCGGTGGTGCAGGAGACGGCGCATCGGCAGCACATCGAATTTCTGCAGCGGCTGAGCACCGCCTGA
- a CDS encoding vWA domain-containing protein, producing MLLNLFNEMRAAKVPVSVRELLDLINALKQRVTFADMDEFYYLARAILVKDERHFDKFDRAFGAYFNGLEKLDDHLQALIPEDWLRKEFERSLSDEERAQIQSLGGLDKLIEEFKKRLEEQKERHAGGNKWIGTGGTSPFGSGGYNPEGIRVGDAGKRQGKAVKVWDQREYKNLDDQVELGTRNIKIALRRLRKFARQGAADELDIDGTIDHTARDAGLLNIQMRPERRNTIKLLLLFDIGGSMDAHVKICEELFSACKTEFKHLEYFYFHNFVYESVWKNNLRRTSERTSTQDLLHKYGADYKVIFIGDASMAPYEITQAGGSVEHWNEEPGYVWMQRFMAKYKKLIWINPYPKDTWDFTASTGIVRELVEDQMYPLTLRGLEEGMRFLSK from the coding sequence ATGTTGCTCAACCTGTTCAACGAGATGCGCGCCGCCAAGGTGCCGGTGTCGGTGCGCGAGCTGCTCGACCTGATCAACGCGCTCAAGCAGCGCGTGACCTTCGCCGACATGGACGAGTTCTACTACCTGGCCCGGGCGATCCTGGTCAAGGACGAGCGGCATTTCGACAAGTTCGACCGGGCTTTCGGGGCCTACTTCAACGGCCTGGAAAAGCTCGACGACCACCTGCAGGCGCTGATTCCCGAAGACTGGCTGCGCAAGGAGTTCGAACGTTCGCTCAGCGATGAGGAACGTGCACAGATCCAATCCCTCGGTGGCCTCGACAAGCTGATCGAAGAATTCAAGAAACGCCTGGAAGAACAGAAGGAACGCCACGCCGGTGGCAACAAATGGATCGGCACCGGCGGCACCAGCCCCTTTGGTTCAGGCGGCTACAACCCCGAAGGCATTCGCGTCGGCGACGCCGGCAAGCGTCAGGGCAAGGCGGTGAAGGTCTGGGACCAGCGCGAGTACAAAAACCTCGACGACCAGGTTGAACTGGGCACGCGCAATATCAAGATCGCCCTGCGCCGCCTGCGTAAATTCGCCCGCCAAGGCGCGGCGGACGAATTGGATATCGACGGCACCATCGACCACACCGCCCGCGATGCCGGCCTGCTGAATATCCAGATGCGCCCGGAGCGGCGCAACACCATCAAGCTGTTGCTGCTGTTCGACATCGGCGGCTCGATGGACGCCCACGTGAAGATCTGCGAAGAGCTGTTCTCGGCGTGCAAGACCGAGTTCAAGCACCTGGAATATTTCTACTTCCACAATTTCGTGTACGAATCCGTGTGGAAAAACAACCTGCGCCGCACCTCGGAGCGCACCTCCACCCAAGACCTGCTGCACAAGTACGGTGCCGATTACAAAGTGATCTTTATCGGCGATGCGTCGATGGCGCCGTACGAAATCACCCAGGCCGGCGGCAGCGTCGAGCACTGGAACGAAGAGCCGGGGTATGTGTGGATGCAGCGCTTCATGGCCAAGTACAAGAAGCTGATCTGGATTAATCCGTATCCGAAAGACACCTGGGACTTTACGGCCTCGACGGGGATTGTGCGCGAGTTGGTGGAGGACCAGATGTACCCGCTGACGCTGCGCGGGCTTGAGGAAGGGATGCGGTTTCTCTCCAAGTAA
- a CDS encoding LysR family transcriptional regulator, which translates to MNLKFLETFVWVARLKSFRLTAEKLFTTQASISSRIAVLESELGVKLFLRDSRGVSLTPDGVKVLDYAEQMMVTMQGLKQSLETTSSKVGRIRIGAMDTVIHTWLSPFVAELMEHFPLVEIELVADTALNLSDQLQKGFLDLILQTDLLRLETVRSLELCSHPMAWIVASRSIYNRDYASLAELAQERIITYSKNSHPHQDVLSLMQANGVAAPRMNCVNSVSAITRLLRDGFGIGALPPVLVSEELARGELVVLPLAQRLPHLQVVVSWRVGVELVEEIVGLCQKAVARYAEEVGEERMVLPALTKHD; encoded by the coding sequence ATGAATTTGAAGTTCCTCGAAACCTTCGTCTGGGTGGCCAGGCTCAAGAGCTTTCGCCTGACCGCCGAAAAGCTGTTCACCACCCAGGCTTCGATTTCCAGCCGCATCGCAGTGCTGGAAAGCGAGCTGGGCGTGAAGCTGTTTCTGCGTGATTCGCGCGGTGTGAGCCTGACCCCGGACGGTGTGAAGGTGCTCGATTACGCCGAGCAGATGATGGTGACCATGCAGGGTTTGAAACAGTCCCTGGAAACCACCAGCAGCAAGGTCGGGCGGATTCGCATCGGCGCGATGGACACCGTCATCCACACGTGGCTGAGCCCGTTCGTGGCGGAACTGATGGAGCATTTCCCGCTGGTGGAAATCGAATTGGTCGCCGATACCGCGCTCAACCTCAGCGATCAGCTGCAAAAAGGCTTCCTCGACCTGATCCTGCAAACCGACCTGCTGCGACTCGAAACCGTGCGCAGCCTGGAGCTGTGCAGCCATCCCATGGCCTGGATCGTCGCCAGCCGGTCGATCTATAACCGCGACTACGCGTCCCTCGCCGAACTGGCCCAGGAGCGCATCATCACCTACTCGAAAAACTCCCACCCGCACCAGGATGTACTGAGCCTGATGCAGGCCAACGGCGTGGCCGCGCCGCGCATGAACTGCGTGAATTCGGTGTCGGCGATCACGCGCTTGCTGCGCGACGGGTTTGGAATTGGCGCATTGCCGCCGGTGCTGGTCAGCGAAGAACTGGCGCGCGGGGAATTGGTGGTGTTGCCGCTGGCGCAGCGCTTGCCGCACTTGCAGGTGGTGGTGTCATGGCGCGTGGGCGTGGAGCTGGTGGAGGAGATTGTGGGGTTGTGTCAGAAGGCGGTGGCGCGGTATGCCGAGGAAGTCGGCGAAGAGCGGATGGTGCTGCCTGCCCTGACGAAACACGATTAA
- a CDS encoding 5-oxoprolinase subunit B family protein: protein MKPRIEVVAIDCLMVRLFNVIAEANMPWMLAATQRLRSGFGAALVDLVPSYTTLMVHYDLTALNPAQARELIDQALTDLQAQAQGSGQCHVLPVWYDLSVGPELSLLSQRSGLAVSEVVRRHSAHQYQVFALGFAPGFAFMGLVDEILAAPRLNTPRKRVAAGSVGIAERQTAAYPVVSPGGWNLIGRTPAKLFDRERDGYSLMQPGDTVRFEPVERAEFINLGGDDTPLEAQP from the coding sequence ATGAAGCCACGCATTGAAGTGGTAGCCATCGACTGCCTGATGGTGCGTCTGTTTAACGTGATCGCCGAAGCCAACATGCCGTGGATGCTCGCCGCCACCCAGCGCCTGCGCAGCGGGTTCGGCGCGGCGCTGGTGGATCTGGTGCCGTCGTACACCACCTTGATGGTGCATTACGACCTCACCGCGTTGAACCCGGCCCAGGCACGCGAACTGATCGACCAGGCCCTGACCGACCTGCAAGCCCAGGCCCAGGGCAGCGGCCAGTGCCATGTGCTGCCGGTGTGGTACGACCTGAGCGTCGGCCCTGAGCTGAGCTTGCTCAGCCAACGCAGCGGCCTGGCGGTAAGCGAGGTAGTCCGTCGCCACAGCGCTCACCAATACCAGGTGTTCGCCCTCGGTTTCGCTCCCGGTTTCGCCTTTATGGGCCTGGTGGACGAGATCCTCGCCGCGCCGCGCCTCAACACCCCGCGCAAGCGCGTGGCCGCCGGCAGCGTTGGGATTGCCGAACGGCAGACCGCGGCATACCCGGTGGTCTCCCCCGGTGGCTGGAACCTGATCGGCCGCACCCCGGCCAAACTGTTCGACCGCGAGCGTGACGGTTATAGCCTGATGCAACCCGGTGACACGGTGCGTTTTGAACCCGTCGAGCGTGCCGAATTCATCAACTTGGGTGGCGATGACACACCGTTGGAGGCGCAACCATGA
- a CDS encoding DUF2937 family protein: protein MLLSYLRLVLFAIGLLVGVQVPGFINDYAKRVEAHLIEAQTGLRGFESTAQQFFKGDLHALVAHYRASDDPVFQSDANSLGAMLDRQVALDKQFQAMQGPWYIRALQVAVAADPDIRLETWNGYSYQILLTPEAMGWGLGGAMLLSFGLECLFRLIDWIVLGGKRMRQSRPIEERDLKGL from the coding sequence ATGCTGCTCAGCTATCTGCGGTTGGTGCTGTTTGCCATTGGCCTGTTGGTCGGGGTGCAAGTGCCGGGGTTTATCAACGACTACGCCAAGCGCGTCGAAGCTCACCTGATCGAAGCCCAAACCGGCTTGCGCGGGTTTGAATCCACCGCGCAGCAGTTTTTCAAGGGCGACTTGCACGCGTTGGTGGCGCACTACCGCGCCAGCGATGACCCGGTGTTCCAGAGCGACGCCAACAGCCTGGGCGCCATGCTCGATCGCCAGGTGGCATTGGACAAGCAATTCCAGGCCATGCAAGGCCCGTGGTACATCCGCGCGCTGCAAGTGGCGGTGGCGGCCGACCCGGATATCCGCCTGGAAACCTGGAACGGCTACAGCTACCAGATTCTGCTGACGCCAGAGGCGATGGGTTGGGGCCTGGGCGGGGCGATGTTGTTGTCGTTCGGGTTGGAATGCCTGTTCCGCCTGATCGATTGGATCGTGCTGGGCGGCAAGCGCATGCGCCAGAGCCGGCCGATCGAAGAGCGTGACCTCAAAGGCCTCTAA